One genomic region from Thermoleptolyngbya sichuanensis A183 encodes:
- the psaM gene encoding photosystem I reaction center subunit XII, with protein MALSDTQILTALVIALLPAVLAFRLSTELYK; from the coding sequence ATGGCCTTGTCAGATACTCAAATTCTTACAGCGCTGGTGATTGCTCTGCTGCCTGCGGTGCTGGCATTTCGGCTTTCGACCGAGCTGTATAAGTAA
- a CDS encoding sugar transferase, with protein MSRYASPDSLQDSLSSVSIAPALHVQTPDRLPHPSVNHWFKRSLDILGSLVGLLVLAIIFVPVAIAIRLDSPGPIFYSQQRCGLLGRCFTIYKFRTMVQGADRMQEQPDSLSDAAKGKPFNFKRGRDPRITRVGWFLRKTSIDEFPQFLNVLKGEMSLVGTRPPTLDEVANYADHHWLRLNVKPGITGEWQVSGRSRIDDFEEIVKLDLRYQALWHPLYDLSLILKTIRAVLFGVGAM; from the coding sequence ATGTCTCGCTATGCATCTCCAGATTCGCTCCAAGACTCACTTAGCTCCGTTTCAATAGCGCCCGCTCTGCACGTACAAACACCTGATCGCCTGCCCCACCCCTCTGTAAATCACTGGTTCAAGCGATCGCTCGATATTCTTGGCAGCCTAGTTGGGCTACTGGTCTTAGCAATTATCTTTGTGCCCGTGGCGATCGCCATCCGGCTCGATAGCCCCGGCCCCATCTTCTACAGTCAGCAGCGCTGTGGCCTATTAGGGCGCTGCTTCACGATTTACAAATTCCGCACGATGGTTCAAGGTGCCGATCGGATGCAGGAGCAGCCGGATAGTCTCTCCGATGCGGCAAAGGGAAAACCTTTTAACTTCAAGCGTGGCCGCGACCCGCGGATAACTCGCGTCGGCTGGTTTCTCAGAAAAACGAGCATCGACGAGTTTCCTCAGTTTCTCAACGTCCTCAAAGGCGAGATGAGCTTGGTAGGCACTCGCCCGCCCACTCTGGATGAGGTCGCCAACTATGCCGACCATCACTGGCTGCGACTGAATGTAAAGCCTGGGATTACGGGCGAGTGGCAGGTGAGCGGACGGTCGAGAATCGATGATTTTGAAGAAATTGTCAAGCTCGATTTGCGGTATCAGGCGCTCTGGCACCCGCTCTACGACCTGTCGCTGATTCTGAAAACCATCCGCGCCGTGCTATTTGGCGTGGGCGCAATGTAG
- a CDS encoding dienelactone hydrolase family protein — translation MGTEIANRGYLALPSGGSGPGVVVLQEWWGLVPHIKTVTDRFAEAGFVAIAPDLYDGETTTSPDEAGRLFMALNIEQTARKLEETLQYLQEHPAVTGDRLGVVGFCMGGQLALLAATLSQRVGAVVDFYGIHPNVQPDFSKLRAPVLGIFGENDGFVTPEAVRSLEAAIQQAGGSIETHTYTGADHAFFNDTRPEVYQPDAAADAWDKTLSFLRRELATA, via the coding sequence ATGGGAACAGAAATTGCAAATCGAGGATATTTGGCACTGCCGTCGGGCGGCTCTGGACCGGGGGTAGTGGTGCTGCAAGAGTGGTGGGGATTGGTTCCCCATATCAAAACGGTGACGGATCGCTTCGCCGAAGCGGGGTTTGTGGCGATCGCCCCCGATCTGTACGATGGCGAAACGACCACCTCACCCGATGAAGCGGGGCGGCTGTTTATGGCGCTAAACATTGAGCAAACGGCTCGTAAGCTCGAAGAAACCCTCCAATATTTGCAGGAGCATCCGGCAGTAACGGGCGATCGCTTGGGCGTGGTGGGCTTTTGCATGGGCGGCCAGTTGGCGCTGCTGGCGGCAACCCTGAGCCAGCGCGTGGGCGCAGTGGTCGATTTCTACGGCATCCATCCCAACGTGCAGCCCGATTTCTCGAAGCTGCGTGCGCCTGTGCTGGGCATTTTTGGGGAAAACGACGGGTTTGTGACTCCAGAGGCGGTGCGATCGCTAGAGGCAGCCATTCAACAGGCGGGTGGCTCCATCGAAACCCACACCTATACTGGAGCCGACCATGCCTTTTTCAACGACACCCGCCCGGAGGTCTATCAACCCGATGCCGCCGCTGATGCCTGGGATAAGACGCTGAGCTTTTTGCGGCGAGAACTGGCGACAGCCTAG
- a CDS encoding DUF4346 domain-containing protein — protein sequence MNQTAEQELRPEAIALRNEYAALDDKLSNRYIELDPQGYFIIYVDRDAKLICADHFSNVINDKGLACDPETGEPLPCSGSLKRLPTATFRGRTAKELCIEIFEKAQPCPISHLDHAAYLGREFVRAEIALLSGQDYVQD from the coding sequence ATGAATCAAACTGCCGAACAAGAGTTGCGTCCTGAGGCGATCGCGCTCCGCAATGAATACGCCGCTCTAGATGACAAGCTGTCCAATCGCTACATTGAGCTAGATCCCCAGGGCTATTTCATTATTTATGTGGATCGGGATGCCAAGCTGATTTGTGCAGACCATTTTTCTAACGTTATCAACGACAAAGGACTGGCCTGCGATCCCGAAACTGGGGAGCCGCTGCCTTGTAGCGGCTCTCTAAAGAGATTGCCCACGGCAACCTTTCGCGGGCGCACCGCCAAGGAACTCTGCATCGAAATTTTTGAAAAAGCGCAGCCTTGCCCCATCAGCCATCTTGACCACGCTGCCTATTTGGGGCGTGAATTTGTGCGGGCAGAGATAGCGCTGCTGTCCGGGCAGGACTATGTGCAAGATTAG
- a CDS encoding Npun_R2479 family HD domain-containing metalloprotein, translating to MFNATELLISDFVTKLKEGYHHTYGGLNAGYEDIIGWVGAMALENIANSDALYHNVEHTILVTLVGQEILRGKHIREGGVSPDDWLHFIVSLVCHDIGYVKGVCRSDREGWYATGQNGEMISLPPGSSDAALTPYHVDRAKLFIDERFGGNQKIDSAIVKRNIELTRFPVPHDDDHQDTIHYPGLVRAADLIGQLSDPRYLKKIGALYYEFEETGVNKALGYRHPGDLRANYPKFYWNGVYPYVKDGLKYLSLTQQGQQIIANLYSNVFVVEHEPGGQLSTPHPENQPVGSATH from the coding sequence ATGTTTAACGCTACTGAACTCCTAATCTCTGATTTTGTGACCAAGCTCAAAGAGGGATATCACCATACCTATGGCGGTCTCAATGCTGGCTATGAAGATATTATCGGCTGGGTCGGGGCAATGGCGCTGGAGAACATTGCCAACAGCGACGCACTTTATCACAACGTCGAACACACAATCTTGGTGACGCTGGTGGGTCAGGAAATCCTGCGTGGCAAACACATCCGCGAGGGTGGTGTTTCACCCGATGACTGGCTGCATTTCATCGTGTCGCTGGTGTGCCACGATATTGGCTACGTGAAAGGGGTCTGTCGGAGCGATCGCGAAGGCTGGTATGCCACCGGGCAAAACGGCGAAATGATCAGCCTGCCACCAGGCTCATCCGATGCAGCCCTAACGCCCTACCACGTCGATCGTGCCAAGCTCTTCATCGACGAGCGGTTTGGCGGCAACCAAAAGATCGACTCCGCTATTGTAAAGCGCAACATCGAGCTGACCCGCTTCCCGGTGCCCCACGACGACGACCACCAAGATACGATACACTATCCAGGGCTGGTGCGGGCTGCGGATTTAATTGGCCAGTTGAGCGATCCCCGCTATCTCAAAAAAATTGGGGCACTTTACTACGAATTTGAAGAAACAGGCGTGAACAAGGCGCTGGGCTATCGCCATCCGGGTGACCTGCGGGCAAACTATCCTAAGTTCTATTGGAACGGAGTCTATCCCTATGTGAAAGATGGTCTGAAGTATCTTTCACTGACGCAGCAGGGGCAACAGATCATTGCTAACCTTTACTCCAATGTGTTCGTAGTCGAGCATGAGCCAGGGGGACAGCTTTCCACCCCCCATCCCGAAAATCAGCCTGTAGGCAGCGCAACCCACTAG
- the codB gene encoding cytosine permease: MSISSDSQYVDRSQAGEDYPLSAVPFEARKPIWSLAPLLMGFALTSTTLFAGGLVGSAFPFSTMLAIVLIGNLLLGTYCAAMGYIAQRSGLTTVLMSRFSFGNIGSRWVDFVLGFTQIGWYAVTNAFIADALTKQFGLSDGMKVFLTVFFTFAFCVTAYIGYTAMDWLSRIAVPAMLILMAISLIRGFGDAGDLASLQPAQQMGVGVAIATVMSTFISGGTQSTNWSRFADTPKNAIWSTFLAFFFINGLLVFTGAFTTLVYGSEDLIAAMAKQGLLLGSLVLLILNVWTTQDNTIYAFSVAGTNFFRTTKRHAFVLGGALFALLLALTGIYENLITYLLLLGTLIPPIGGIIMTDFWLRHRGQFPSLDTPLPAFNWAGVISYIAAALIAYFTGTAGIGIGPLNGIIAAAILYAVLTKVIPQPIRVTEM; this comes from the coding sequence ATGAGTATTTCGTCAGATTCACAATACGTGGATCGCAGTCAGGCCGGGGAAGACTATCCGCTTTCGGCGGTGCCCTTCGAGGCCCGCAAGCCCATTTGGTCGCTGGCCCCGCTGCTAATGGGGTTTGCGCTCACCTCTACCACGCTGTTTGCCGGTGGGCTAGTTGGCTCAGCATTTCCCTTTTCCACCATGCTGGCTATTGTGCTAATTGGCAACCTACTTTTGGGAACCTACTGCGCTGCAATGGGCTACATCGCCCAGCGGAGCGGGCTGACGACCGTTCTCATGTCGCGCTTCAGCTTTGGCAATATCGGCTCTCGCTGGGTCGATTTTGTGCTGGGCTTTACGCAAATCGGCTGGTATGCCGTGACCAACGCCTTTATCGCCGATGCGCTCACGAAGCAGTTTGGACTGTCAGACGGAATGAAGGTCTTCCTGACAGTGTTCTTTACCTTCGCTTTTTGCGTCACTGCCTATATCGGCTATACGGCGATGGACTGGCTTAGCCGTATCGCTGTGCCCGCAATGCTGATCCTGATGGCGATTAGCCTGATTCGAGGATTTGGCGATGCAGGCGACCTGGCCAGCTTACAGCCCGCCCAGCAGATGGGGGTTGGGGTGGCGATCGCCACGGTGATGTCTACCTTTATCTCCGGCGGCACCCAATCCACCAACTGGAGCCGCTTTGCCGACACGCCCAAAAACGCCATCTGGAGTACCTTTCTGGCGTTTTTCTTTATCAACGGGCTGCTGGTGTTTACGGGAGCCTTTACCACCCTGGTCTATGGCAGCGAAGACCTGATCGCGGCGATGGCCAAGCAAGGCCTGCTGCTGGGTAGCCTGGTTCTGCTGATCCTCAACGTGTGGACGACCCAAGACAACACCATCTATGCCTTCTCGGTGGCGGGAACCAACTTTTTCCGCACTACCAAGCGCCATGCCTTTGTGCTGGGCGGGGCACTGTTTGCGCTGCTGCTGGCGCTGACGGGCATCTATGAAAACCTGATTACTTATCTGCTGCTGTTGGGCACGCTGATCCCGCCAATTGGGGGCATCATCATGACCGACTTTTGGCTGCGCCACCGGGGTCAGTTTCCCTCGCTGGATACTCCCCTGCCTGCGTTCAACTGGGCTGGCGTGATTTCGTATATTGCTGCTGCGCTCATTGCCTACTTTACGGGCACTGCGGGCATCGGCATTGGCCCGCTAAATGGGATTATTGCGGCGGCGATTCTCTACGCGGTGCTGACCAAGGTGATTCCTCAGCCCATCCGGGTGACGGAAATGTAG
- a CDS encoding serine hydrolase domain-containing protein produces the protein MTHQNLEARVRATVERELQEAETPGAAIALLRNGEILLATGVGYADLQQQIPLPSDARFYIYSITKPLLATVAMNLVQAGRLDLDTSLAPQFAQIPYTVESPVTLRQLLSHTGGIPGYGDGSAYVQDLQAHPQQAWTTETFLRVAQDQGQLFSPGAGWAYSNIGYMLLRLILTQETGLSMPQYLHEWIFRPLGLRHTFVPETLEQAHGLTPGYSQFLTGDDTGDELQNVALLYHPGWVSHGVVISTAAELGKIMDALFAGRLLEPERVCEMLEPIQVFDFEHPQIGKIGYGLGLCLGLESPYGKVAGHNGAGPGYVTGAFYLSNVQGQPTTVVALANRDRHDLDLGTRIVFAILRALADAPD, from the coding sequence ATGACCCATCAAAACCTTGAAGCACGGGTCAGAGCAACGGTCGAGAGGGAACTGCAAGAGGCAGAGACACCGGGAGCGGCGATCGCCCTCCTCCGCAACGGCGAAATCCTTCTGGCAACGGGCGTAGGCTATGCCGACCTCCAGCAGCAAATTCCCCTGCCCAGCGATGCCCGCTTCTATATTTACAGTATTACTAAACCGCTGCTGGCGACGGTGGCAATGAATCTGGTGCAGGCGGGGCGGCTGGATCTGGACACATCGCTAGCGCCGCAGTTCGCCCAAATCCCCTACACCGTTGAATCTCCCGTGACCTTGCGGCAACTGCTGAGCCACACAGGCGGCATCCCTGGCTATGGCGATGGCAGCGCCTATGTGCAAGATTTGCAGGCGCATCCCCAGCAGGCCTGGACGACGGAGACGTTTCTCCGGGTAGCGCAAGACCAGGGACAGCTTTTTTCACCTGGCGCAGGCTGGGCCTATTCCAATATTGGCTACATGCTGCTGCGGCTGATCTTGACCCAGGAAACAGGGCTTTCAATGCCGCAATACCTGCACGAGTGGATTTTTCGCCCGCTAGGGCTGCGACACACCTTCGTTCCCGAAACGCTGGAACAAGCGCATGGATTAACCCCCGGCTACAGCCAGTTCTTGACTGGGGACGACACTGGAGACGAATTGCAAAACGTCGCGCTGCTCTATCATCCCGGCTGGGTGTCGCATGGGGTCGTGATCTCCACCGCTGCCGAGCTGGGCAAAATCATGGACGCGCTGTTTGCAGGCAGGCTGCTGGAGCCAGAGCGCGTTTGCGAAATGCTAGAGCCGATCCAGGTGTTCGATTTCGAGCATCCCCAGATCGGCAAAATTGGCTATGGCTTAGGGCTGTGTCTGGGGTTGGAGTCGCCCTACGGCAAGGTCGCAGGGCACAATGGCGCAGGGCCTGGCTACGTCACGGGCGCGTTTTACCTGTCGAATGTGCAGGGGCAGCCAACGACGGTAGTGGCACTGGCCAACCGCGATCGCCATGACCTCGACCTGGGGACGCGCATCGTTTTTGCTATCCTCCGGGCGCTGGCAGATGCCCCTGATTAG
- a CDS encoding histidine kinase, producing MEALSTPPDRAEPSLQLLLFVDKRPSSVEKIRQIRSRLKELAADYPFDLQVVDVGEQPHLAEHFRLIATPAIIKIYPEPRQTLAGSNLIAQIDSWWSRWKQSAQENRISLGSTSPLPMAIESLPVPNSVTYSAELIRLSDEIFRLNQEKEELQEQLRFKDRLIAMLAHDLRNPLTAVSIALETLELGSSMREIYAESRLTPETMSQLIKHARTQAKTIDRLITDTLHAANSTGGKLNVQPRKFDLGKLCLSLVDDFQTKLQIKAQSISTDIPSDLPAVYADPDRVRQVLVNLLDNAVKYTPNGSHIQVSALHRTTQKVQVSICDDGPGIPAENRDRIFEDSYRLERDTTQDGYGIGLAVCQRIVRAHYGQIWVDSELGAGSCFHFTLPVYRP from the coding sequence ATGGAGGCCTTATCCACTCCACCCGACCGCGCCGAACCGTCTCTGCAACTGCTGTTGTTTGTAGACAAGCGCCCTAGCTCCGTCGAAAAGATTCGGCAGATTCGCAGTCGCCTCAAAGAGCTAGCGGCAGACTATCCATTCGACCTGCAAGTGGTAGATGTGGGGGAGCAACCGCACCTAGCCGAGCATTTTCGCCTGATTGCCACGCCGGCCATTATCAAAATTTACCCAGAGCCTCGCCAAACCTTGGCTGGCAGCAACCTGATCGCCCAAATCGATAGCTGGTGGTCGCGCTGGAAACAGTCTGCCCAGGAAAACCGGATCAGCCTCGGTTCCACGTCGCCCTTGCCAATGGCGATAGAGTCGCTGCCAGTTCCCAATTCCGTCACCTATTCGGCTGAGCTAATTCGCCTGTCGGATGAGATTTTTCGGCTGAATCAGGAAAAAGAGGAACTACAGGAACAGCTTCGATTCAAAGACCGACTCATAGCAATGCTGGCCCACGACCTGCGAAATCCCCTCACGGCGGTTTCCATTGCGCTGGAAACGCTGGAACTGGGCAGCAGTATGCGAGAAATCTACGCCGAGTCGCGGCTGACCCCAGAAACCATGAGTCAGCTCATCAAACATGCCCGCACGCAGGCGAAGACGATTGACCGTCTGATTACAGACACGCTCCACGCCGCCAACAGCACTGGCGGCAAGCTCAACGTGCAGCCTCGCAAGTTTGACCTGGGCAAGCTGTGCCTCAGTCTGGTAGATGATTTTCAGACCAAGCTGCAAATCAAGGCGCAGAGTATTTCTACAGATATCCCCAGCGATTTGCCTGCGGTATATGCTGACCCCGATCGGGTGCGGCAAGTTTTGGTAAATCTGCTAGACAACGCCGTGAAATACACGCCCAATGGCAGTCATATCCAAGTTTCGGCCTTGCATCGCACAACGCAAAAGGTGCAGGTGAGCATCTGCGACGATGGGCCAGGTATCCCGGCTGAAAATCGCGATCGCATCTTTGAAGACAGCTATCGGCTGGAGCGAGATACCACGCAAGACGGCTATGGGATTGGGCTGGCGGTTTGTCAGCGCATCGTGCGGGCGCACTACGGGCAAATCTGGGTCGATTCAGAACTGGGAGCCGGAAGCTGCTTCCACTTTACGCTCCCAGTCTATCGGCCCTAA
- a CDS encoding homospermidine biosynthesis protein gives MTKLLSRQISPAPLSANIGITDLIDTYFTAYNSARLREACHLLSRDIMQPGVTVALSLSGALTPAGLGVSVLSPLMRHGFVDWIISTGANLYHDLHYGLGMELYASNPFVDDVKLRQEGRIRIYDIVFGYDVLLETDAFIRELLRSEPFQKRMGTAEFHHLLGKYINAMEKQLGVKNPCLLSTAYECGVPIYTSSPGDSSIGMNVAALALEGSKLVIDPSQDVNETAAIAYAARNSGIPDVEGKSAALILGGGSPKNFLLQTQPQLHEVLGLEERGHDYFVQITDARPDTGGLSGATPSEAVSWGKVDPEELPSTIVCYTDSTIALPLIGAYVINQCEPRPLKRLYDRREEMLATLQRDYLAARAERTEEKVAAAIPNAKPVPKPEREPVATYPCGTPIRR, from the coding sequence ATGACCAAACTGCTTAGTCGTCAAATTTCGCCTGCGCCGCTGTCTGCCAATATCGGCATCACTGACCTAATTGATACCTACTTCACGGCTTACAACTCAGCCCGTCTGCGCGAAGCCTGTCATCTGCTCAGCCGTGACATCATGCAACCGGGCGTGACGGTTGCCCTCAGCCTATCCGGTGCGCTCACACCTGCGGGGTTGGGGGTATCCGTCCTGTCGCCGCTGATGCGCCACGGGTTTGTAGATTGGATCATCAGCACGGGCGCAAATCTGTATCACGACTTGCACTACGGGCTGGGGATGGAGCTTTATGCCAGCAACCCCTTTGTAGACGACGTGAAGCTGCGCCAGGAAGGGCGAATTCGCATCTACGACATTGTGTTTGGCTATGACGTGCTGCTGGAAACGGATGCGTTTATCCGGGAACTGCTGCGCTCCGAGCCATTCCAAAAGCGCATGGGCACAGCAGAATTTCACCACCTGTTGGGCAAATACATCAACGCGATGGAAAAACAGCTTGGTGTGAAAAATCCCTGCCTGCTGTCTACGGCCTATGAGTGTGGCGTGCCGATCTACACCTCTTCTCCGGGCGATAGCTCCATCGGCATGAACGTCGCAGCCCTAGCGCTGGAAGGCTCGAAGCTGGTGATCGACCCATCGCAGGATGTGAACGAAACAGCGGCGATCGCCTATGCAGCCCGCAACTCTGGCATTCCTGATGTAGAAGGCAAGAGTGCTGCACTCATCCTCGGCGGCGGCAGTCCCAAAAACTTCCTGCTGCAAACCCAGCCCCAACTGCATGAGGTGCTGGGGCTAGAGGAGCGCGGGCATGATTACTTTGTGCAAATTACCGACGCTCGTCCCGACACGGGTGGACTTTCCGGCGCAACCCCCAGCGAAGCCGTGAGCTGGGGCAAGGTTGACCCAGAAGAATTGCCCAGTACCATTGTTTGCTATACCGACAGCACCATCGCTCTGCCGCTGATAGGAGCCTACGTGATCAACCAGTGCGAACCGCGTCCGCTGAAGCGCCTCTATGATCGCCGCGAGGAAATGCTGGCGACGCTGCAACGGGACTATCTGGCAGCCCGTGCGGAACGAACTGAGGAAAAGGTAGCCGCTGCCATTCCCAACGCTAAGCCTGTGCCCAAACCCGAACGGGAGCCTGTGGCCACCTATCCCTGCGGCACGCCCATCCGTCGCTAG
- the psb34 gene encoding photosystem II assembly protein Psb34 has product MRYTTEDGGRLNNFAVEPKMYTAEPPSKKQQTIYLIAGIGALVLVGGLVAIAVSVS; this is encoded by the coding sequence ATGCGCTACACCACAGAAGATGGCGGTCGCCTGAACAACTTTGCAGTTGAGCCGAAAATGTATACCGCTGAGCCACCCAGCAAAAAGCAGCAGACGATTTATCTCATTGCTGGCATCGGCGCACTGGTGCTGGTGGGCGGTCTCGTGGCGATCGCCGTCTCTGTGTCCTAG
- a CDS encoding peroxiredoxin family protein, which translates to MLTSTDFRGLLGDRFYKNFFPIPATNQFVTGSLAPPFELLDVKSDRKVRLSDYTGNRKLNEQAWNRPVLLYFTRIFTERQYCPLCYPHILEMNEKYEAFTQRGAEVLMITSTDERQSKIVLQDLGLKMPLLSDPECRVFRRYQTGQALGAPLPAQFWVDPAGKIRFRHLFSFLEPNASVERLLVALERLKEPES; encoded by the coding sequence ATGCTAACTTCTACCGACTTTCGCGGACTGCTGGGCGATCGCTTCTACAAAAACTTCTTCCCCATTCCCGCTACCAATCAGTTTGTCACGGGTAGCCTCGCGCCGCCGTTTGAGCTGCTGGATGTGAAGAGCGATCGCAAGGTGCGCCTGTCGGACTATACGGGCAACCGCAAGCTCAATGAACAGGCGTGGAACCGCCCGGTGCTGCTCTATTTCACACGGATTTTTACGGAAAGGCAGTATTGCCCGCTCTGCTATCCGCATATTCTGGAGATGAACGAGAAGTACGAGGCGTTCACCCAGCGCGGCGCAGAGGTGCTGATGATCACCAGCACGGACGAGCGACAGAGCAAAATCGTGCTGCAAGACTTGGGGCTAAAAATGCCGCTGCTGAGCGATCCTGAATGTCGCGTGTTTCGCCGCTACCAAACCGGGCAGGCATTAGGCGCACCACTCCCCGCTCAGTTTTGGGTTGACCCCGCCGGAAAAATCCGCTTCCGTCACCTGTTCTCGTTTTTGGAGCCAAACGCCAGCGTCGAGCGACTGCTGGTGGCGCTGGAGCGGCTGAAGGAGCCGGAATCCTAG
- a CDS encoding SIMPL domain-containing protein, whose product MQNSASSERYPQLFAGLVALSLALVGSTFIGATALRDVKSSNDVMVVTGSAKRPIRSDYIIWRLSVSSQQPTAQAAYQDLKRQTERVQAYLRENQVPAEAVTLSAIESYSIPEVAPNGRETGQTLAYRLTQRFEVRSTEVDQYTTLSQQSTDLINEGINLVSESPQYLYTELSKLRIEMVAEATKDAKARAEAIAQSAGNRVGAVRSAETGVFQITSRNSTEVSDYGMYDTSSIEKDITAVVSVTFGIE is encoded by the coding sequence ATGCAAAATTCAGCGTCATCGGAACGCTATCCCCAGCTTTTCGCAGGTTTAGTGGCCCTCTCGCTGGCCCTGGTGGGCAGCACGTTTATCGGCGCAACGGCCCTGCGCGACGTGAAATCCAGCAATGATGTGATGGTGGTGACGGGGTCTGCCAAGCGGCCTATCCGCTCCGACTACATCATCTGGCGACTGTCCGTATCCAGCCAGCAGCCAACGGCTCAGGCTGCCTATCAGGATTTGAAGCGACAGACTGAGCGAGTGCAGGCTTATCTGCGCGAAAACCAGGTGCCTGCCGAAGCAGTCACCCTCAGCGCGATTGAATCTTACTCGATTCCGGAGGTTGCACCCAACGGACGCGAGACTGGGCAAACCCTGGCCTATCGGCTGACGCAGCGGTTTGAGGTGCGCTCGACGGAGGTCGATCAATACACCACGCTGTCGCAGCAATCGACCGATTTGATCAACGAGGGGATTAATCTGGTGTCGGAGTCGCCGCAGTATCTTTATACCGAGCTGAGCAAGCTGCGGATTGAGATGGTGGCCGAGGCGACCAAGGATGCCAAGGCCCGAGCAGAGGCGATCGCCCAGAGCGCAGGCAACCGCGTTGGCGCAGTCCGCAGTGCCGAAACGGGCGTGTTTCAAATCACCTCGCGCAACTCCACCGAGGTCAGCGACTACGGCATGTATGACACGTCCTCAATTGAGAAGGACATTACAGCCGTGGTTTCGGTGACCTTTGGGATTGAGTAG
- a CDS encoding slr1601 family putative cell division protein, producing the protein MNAIQPSRPPLYPIEPVRKQAPRPRRRLRQRRNPHQSVAVEASLRLAVNVVVGMVAIASIVRLLPQNISQQHKLNKLQSDVTVLEQRVDRLQETFARQFDAGQARSVMQEETGRIGIGQRPVVWVKPTPDAAIAPTPAAAPTSVANPANPVLPVTPPDTTPVPPPAPSQPDASPTNMVSNPAPAQAPVAVPSQASVAPLGW; encoded by the coding sequence ATGAATGCGATTCAACCCTCCCGCCCGCCGCTTTACCCTATCGAGCCAGTTCGCAAGCAGGCTCCCCGCCCAAGACGCAGGCTCCGGCAGCGGCGTAATCCCCATCAGTCGGTTGCGGTTGAAGCCAGCCTTCGGCTAGCCGTGAATGTCGTGGTAGGGATGGTGGCGATCGCCTCGATTGTCCGGCTGCTGCCCCAAAACATCAGCCAACAGCACAAACTCAACAAGCTCCAGTCAGATGTGACGGTACTAGAGCAGCGCGTGGATCGACTCCAGGAAACCTTTGCCCGCCAGTTTGATGCAGGGCAAGCCCGCAGCGTGATGCAGGAAGAAACCGGCCGCATTGGCATTGGCCAACGTCCGGTCGTCTGGGTAAAGCCCACTCCAGACGCGGCGATCGCCCCTACCCCTGCTGCCGCTCCCACAAGCGTCGCAAACCCAGCCAACCCTGTTTTGCCCGTCACGCCGCCAGACACAACACCCGTTCCCCCACCTGCGCCCAGCCAGCCAGACGCTTCTCCGACCAATATGGTTTCTAATCCTGCACCCGCTCAGGCTCCGGTCGCTGTGCCGAGTCAGGCATCGGTCGCCCCTCTGGGGTGGTAG